caagctgaaaaagaaaaagtttgAGTGAGAAAAGAGCTGAAGAGATCACATCTCAGTACTCAAGCAGCTGAAAAgtaaaagtgtgtgagtgtaagctGAACAGTAGGCTAAGGTTATAGTGAGTGAAGCGTTGATCCTCACTTCCTTTGTTTAAAGATCTGCGAGTTTGTATGTTTTCTTTAGTTGATGCCATCTTGGTGCCTCCTTTGTTCagttttcccgcctttttttatttcattgttttaagggGTCCAACTCCACCAATCccctgtgcttgctggtgggGCAGTGGTAATAGGTTGGACCACCATTGCTAGGGTAGCTGGTTCAAACCCACCTTTTCTCCCACAGTGCACAAAAGCACACAGTCACATTCAGGCACATCCTTGCATCACTTAAGGCCTTACAGGTCTTGCTCTCTGCGCTTGGGTCAGTAACAGCTGAAGCTTCTGTGTCTGAGCTTCGTCGCTAAAGTTCttaaaactacactgagattCTAAGAAAAAGAAATGGATTTCTCTAGccacacattttatttgttctcctgCTGTGCATTTCAATTTGGGATTaatcacaaatatatataaaatattgttgtgattaacaacaaaaacaaacacaaatctgTTCTAGAAAATAATGCTATGCTTTCACTTTGTTGGAACCTAGTGGAACAGATATTCTGAAAGGTCTAAAAGGTGAGTTTCAAATCAAGTCAATCACACAAATGGTTACAGCCTTTCAGACACACCAGTAGGATTGAACTGTGTCCAGTGAAACCATGGGTTTGCACTGAATTTGCATGGGATGCACAACTTGAAACGTGAGGAGATCATTTGGCCATTTAGGCCATCAAGGCCtaaaatattggcacccctgcccttatttaaaaaaaatgaaccaCTTCTTTCCTACAACTGTAGCAATTACACATGCTTTGGTACTCACAggtttatttcatttgtttgctAAAtttaacacaatttaaaacagCAAAATTTGTTGCTGAGAGAATTTTTTTCGATCTGATCTCCAAGAAGTGAACTGCACAAAATGTATTGAATTGCTGATTTATAAAGTCCTGGGAATGTCTTGGGAACCCTGATGTGCTTGGTGATTGCCTTGTAGTGAACAAAGAATACattataaaatgtaaacctGCATGGCCACAAGAATTATTGTTACTGTAAACACTTTCCTTTTCCCATTTTCCAAAAACTCTTTACCACTCTAAAATGAGTAACTGGGTTATTAAAAGGTGGAGTTTTCCACCATGTGCCACATCCATAGTCAACATGGTGAAATACAGGGTTGAGAAAACTCTGCACTACTACTGGAAATGCAGTGATATGTGAAGACACTTAATTAGCAAGAGGTTAAAGCGCCTGTGAAAATGAAGATGGAAATAGTTTCTCAACTTGTTTTATAGTGTGAAATGTGGTTCTCACATTTTCATCCTACATAGCCAAATTTGCACAGCACTTTTTAAGACATCATGCAGTAATTTGGTGCACATAATGTAGTCAGCTCTTCACAGcatttaattataaaagaaaatgcaaacaCTACTTTTGACTCTTTATTCCTGGAAAATGTGTAGCAGCAATTTTTGCATTGCAGCAGCATGTAGTTGAAGCCTTCAGCCATGAGCAGCTTTATCATTAGTGGAACATTAGTGCATTGATTGTGGAATCCAATACGGTTAAATTTTGGGGCCTTTCCTGTTCTCTTTGTAAATGCTACTACTGGGCAATGCTACTTTTAGGAAACATGAGCTCACTCTACTTTggtgtcatattttatattctgAGCCCTGTTCCACTTGTTGGTAAACACGGTTACTAAAAAAGGCACTTTTCTGATACAGGGTGATGCAGAAGAAACTGTTGGTGCATTTGTATCCAGTAGAACTGGGTGCAAGACACTCTTTCACTGTGCTTTCTAAGAAAATGACTTGCGTCCTGTGCAACTCTACAAGATGCAGCAGCACAATTCCTAACTGAAATGAGTGCGTTCACTTACCCTTATACCAATGTCAAACCTGTCAGGTAAGGTGTACTTCAGAGTTCCTGTTCATGTTCGTCACCTCATCTTCACGCACTGTACTTCATGTCCAAGTCACTCCCACATTCCAGCTAGGGTTGGTCAGAATCCTAGTAGATGTATTACTGCGTTATACAGCTTCACCGGCAATGGGGGTCTGGAGGCCGTAAGTTGGGCAAGTAGCTTTTATGTCCCACCTCAACCTTTgtacaacttaaaaaaaaaaaaaagaaagaaatatgaaGTTTACTCACAGGGTGAAACACTACGTGGACAAGCACAATTTCACATTCGTCATTCGAGAAGTGTTAAATCGCCAGTCTGACAACCACTGCaactgttaaactgctgtgAATCTGGAGAGAGACGCTGATGAACGTTAAGAGGAGACTGACTCTGATCGAGTGACTGCTGCTGAAAGGACAGAGGCTGAAATTtaaaagcttttatttattaatatttttttgtggACTGCAGCTAACTCTCTAAGCTAATCTTTGCTGAGCTAGCTCAGCTGCAGCTCTACCATCAGACAGCTCAGTGCTCGCTGAGCTCACTCACACAACTGTTGATAAACTTGTGTCTGAGGGAGCGAAGcagagcgactggtgttgggagtaatAGAAAGGCAAACTGAGAATGAGGTTCTGCCGTGTTTGGACTTGTagtcagctagctagcactatctaaacaccacagcacagtccgtgttccagctaactcgggctcaaatcacaccttttggaggataaagcctcatatctctGCTCTCTCAGatgactgttttcaggcacatttgatatccaggtttgcttgattCTCCTTTACAAATGAAATTTGTGCGTCCTCAACTCACAACTATGGTGGGCTtgcatacccccccccccacccccccacatctgttttcagagcgtgttTCTAACCTTACATTAGGCAGTCAAGCTCTGTACACACTTTTGAAAGCATATGTATTGGGGTAAATTGACAGTTCGGCTATGTGTTGGTCTTATAAAGTGGCGCGCAAAAGTTTTAGGCCTTCCTGGTCAGAATTTCGTCTTTCAATCCCTATTAAAAAGCATAGCTGCTTCAAAAAGTACTGACCATACAGGATgcccaaaacttttttttttttttttttttttttttttttttttttttggtttttgttttgttaaggAAATAAGTAATcttgttttaaatattatagGAAGTGTCATATTTAACGTTACAGTTACCTTGTAAATTAGATAATCTTTCACTTGCTTGGCTATTGACACAGTAACTAGTAACAGAGCTTAAACGTTTTCATAAGGATCCTTAAATAAAATTCAGGACAATGTACTGTATTACAATTGAATGACCTTTTGTAAGACTAAGTCAAATTTTACCCATGTTGGGGTGCAGCCctggattttgggccccatgaaaatatTACACTGGGTCCCACAACTCTgccaaaatattatattaatattaattaataatattaatattaataaatttgTAGGATCCCAGTCAGTCACAGGCTGTTAATAGTCCTAACTTCCCTCCCCCTTATGGCACCCCTGCTAATCCTCTGACACAAATGTAGGATACTACCCTTAAACGTTCAATGGaggtaaatattaaaaaaatatattttttaatcccGGTCACTCTGCAGAATTTCTATTGATCTATTAATACAataattttgacacaatgtaattTTGACACATTCAAAGTGCCTTCATAACCCCACACAGTTAAACGGCGCTCACACTGCGTTCATTACGGCCCGCctctccctcctcttcctccttttccAAAAGCgaaactgaagtgtgtgtgtgtgtgtgtgtgtgtgtgtgtgtgtgtgtgtgtgtgtgtgtgtgtgtgtgtgtgtgtgtgtgagttcagtGTGAGCAGCTCggactgtgtttctgtgttttactCCGTTTTAAAAGCTGACGGGAGCTCCGCCAGTAAACACGGTGTACTCGCTCCGGATAAAGCGCGGGGAGCTGGCATCGCCTACTGCTTCGCCTGGACTTTCAGGAGCTCGTGCGTGTGAGGCAGCAGGGCTGGCTGTGCGGCTGCGCGCGCGTGTTTACTGTGTCTGGCAACGCGACACACGATGGCCGGGTCAGCGTTACCAGAGGTGAGTTTGACTCACTGACGGCCATTATAACTGATTCGTTAAGGTTAATCTACATAGACTGACCGTTACTGACCGTTACTAAGTACTCCCACTACTAACCGTCCAGTATCTGCTTTAAAAACGAGCAAGTCCTTCACGCCCTTTTTGGGGGGTTTCTACTGCCGAGTTCTGGGTCGTAAATTCCAATAAGATTCAAGAAAATGCcactttttaaaggtttattttagtttttctgaTGTTAATGATGCAATAATGATGAAATCACACACAGCATATGATCGTAGCTCAGAGATACGGCTCTTTTTAGCGAGTCAGGTGAATCGATTTGGCTGGTTAAGCAATAAGAATCGGTTCCTTTAAATGACTCTTCAGTAGCATTCCCAGTTTCCCGCCCAAAACAACGAGCTAATCTAGTTAGAGATATTAGACTGGATCATATAATTCGAATAAAACCCTACTTTGATCAAAGGTTTGACCAAGTTTACCAGGAGAAATGGAAGTTGTTCATTAATCAAGGGTTATAATAAGTTCAAAAAATGGGGAGGCTGCCAAAATGCAGGCACCTCCCTCAACTTATCAACAAACATCCACAGAAATCCTAAGAACTAACATGGCAGTGAGATACAGTGGGGCcaaaaagtattcagtcagccactgattgtgcaagttcttatacttagaaagatgagggaggtctgtaattttcatcataggtccacttcaactatgagagacaaaatgagaaaaaaaaatccaggaaatcactgtctgatttttaaagaatgtatttgtaaattatggggGAAAGGAattatttggtcaataacaaaagttcaactccatactttgtaacataacctttgttggcaatgactgagGTCCAacatttcctgtaagtctttACCAGGTTTGCGCACACTGTaactggtattttggcccatccctccatgcagatctcctctagagcagtgatgtattggggctgtcgctgggcaacacagactttcaactccctccacaaattttctatagggctgaggtctggagactggctaggccactccaggaccttgaaatgctttttacagagccactccttcgttgcccgagcggtgtgtttgggatcattgtcatgctggaagacccagccacggtccatcttcagtgctctcactgatggaaggaggttttggcttaaaatctcacgatacagggccccgttcattcttcccttaacactAATTAGTCATCCTGTCCCCAAAGCATGaagtttccacccccatgcttcacagttggtatggtgttctttggatgcaactcagcattcactctcctccaaacacaacgacttgagtttttaccaaaaagttctattttggtttcatctgaccacatgatattctcccaatcctcttcaaacttcagacgggcctggacatgtactggcttaagcagggggacactcctggcactgcaggatttgagtctcTCTTGGCGTAGTGGGTTACTGATGggagcctttgttactttgtgCCCAgttctctgcaggtcattcatcaggtccctctgtgtagttctgggTTTTTTCttcaccgttctcatgatcattttgaccccacgggatgagatcttgcatggggccccagattgagggagattatcaatggtcttgtatgtctttccttttcttacaattgctcccacagttgatttattcacatcaacctgcttgcctattaTTGATTCAGTCtccccagcctggtgcaggtctacaattttcttcctggtgtccttcaacagctctttggtcttggccatggccATGGAGTCTgattgtttgaggctgtggacaggtgtcttttatacagatattgaggtcaaacaggtgccattcatacaggtaacgagtggaggacaagagcttcttaaagaagttatagatctgtgagagccagaaatcttacTTGTTTCAAGTcgagtcaagtgggtttttttgtcatttcaactacatacagagtacacagtgaaacgaaacaacggaagaagctgttgcagagtctggtcatgttggcccggatgctgcagtaccttcttcctgatggcaggagggagaacagtctgtgtgaagggtgggtggagtcatccacaatgctggctgctttgcagatgcagcgggcagtctaattgtccatgacggaggggaaaGAAAGACTCTGTCAGACGCTGTCCTCACAATATGTTGGCGGGTTTTGCGGTttagaggctgtgcaggtcccaaaccagacagtgatgcagctgctcaggatgctctctatggtccctctatagaagagggtgaggatgggtggagggagaccaATCTTTCTCAGCCTGTCTGTGGGTGACCCATGGGTCCCTCATAGTTGAAGTggacctatgatgaaaattacagacctctctcatctttctaagtagaagaacttgcacaatcagtggctgactaaatactttttggccccACTGTATAAGGGTACTCTGTGGAATAACgactggtgctccatccaatccttTTGAGAGGAGTTAGAGTTGACTGTAATACTAGTAGTAACGGCATTGTAGGCCTCATTTTCGTCACATCTCATAATTACTATATTTGACTTGTAGAACTGGGGGATAAATAGCATAAATATTATTAGCACATCCAGTTTACAAAGGCTAATTATGCTCTCTTTGTTATAAACCATAGAGCTGATCGGTATTTTTACAGTACCAATGATCTCGACAATTTGCTGTGACACTTTTTAAATGAACTTTAACTTGATTGTAACAAGTTCATTCACACTGCTCTTTAATTTCAGTTATATCTAGAACACTCACCCAGTTCACTCTGTTCTGGAGGGTTCTCCCCATTCCCACTGTTCTGGAATGTTCTCCTTCATTTACACTGTTTGAGAGCCTTCACCCAATTCACGCTGTTCTCCTTCCAATCACACTTTTCTGGAATGTACATCAGTCTAGAATGtagtcagttcagttcagatggTTCTAGCACATAGTTTTTCATACACACTGCTCTTTAATTTCAGATATTTGACGATGTGGACCTCATCATTGAtccagaaacatttgcaaaCCCACAGGAAATGATGGCCGAAATTAAAAAGATGGGCTTAAAGCCATACATGGAAAATTCAGCTGTAGTGGTTAAAGGATATTTCAGAAGGATTGAGCGTCTCTATGTAAGATTGTCAGaactggagaagaaaaaactcCAACGTGGACAACATCCAGAGAGAAGCCATGGGAATCACCACCCCTCACCCAGACTGCAGTCAGCTCCCAGTCCATCAGCAGAAGCAGTTGACATTGATCCTGAGGTCATGCTTTACATCATCGCCAAACATTCAGAGGAACTTGACCGTATGAAACGAGCAGGTGTTGCCGTTTCTCAAAGCAACAGGCGTGTAACTTTTCAGACTCTGTATCCAGGAGAACAGGGGACAGTCCAAGCTCAGTTTGCCAGAGAGCGCTTCATCACGTTCTACCAGAAGATCGCCACGGGCCTGCAAACCAAGACGTTTCGTTTGAGCACAAGCCAAAGGCAGATTTTGCCTACAGTGTTTCCAGAGCTGCTAATAGGCTACATGCTACATGATAAAAATTCAGTAATGCTCACTGGGAGCTATCTTAGCCTAGAACGTTTTGAGCAGTTTTTACACAGCTCTCCTACACGATCCtctcaaaaagaaaaacaaagacacaCGGACAGTCCCCGGGCCGCAGCGTCCAGCCCCCCGGCGCAGCAAAGTCAGCCAAAAGACGAAATTTGCTGCATTTGTTTGGAACCATTGGTTAAGTCCCTAAGTACGACTCTGGAGAAATGTAAGCACTCGTTCTGTAAAGACTGTTTAAAGAGGGCATTCGAAATTAAACCAGTGTGCCCCACCTGCGGAGAGGTGTATGGTGCGCTGAAAGGTACCCAACCTGATAAGGGCGAAATGAAGGTCACTCGGGACTTGTCTAGCTTACCAGGCTATGAACGCTACGGAACAATTGTCATAAATTATTACATTCCAAGTGGCACACAGGGGGTGAGTATACTTCAATAATTCATACATGGAAACGTCAACATCACATTACCTTTATGAAGACCTTGCCAAAACAATCAAAGAATGGTGGTATTGTTTTTTAGGAATCAGTAGAGCCCATGATTTGGCAGATGTGTGCATCCATATGCAatatctatatttattattttctttcccCTGCAATTTATATAAAGGGTAAGCAGGGGTAAGGAGGGTAAGACTCAAATCACACCCATATAGAGGAAAAATaatcatatctgagagcacaaagttgaGGGAATGGTCTTGGGAGTGTTTCCCACTGTATTCAGGCACATTTTTGTAGATTGGTTAATCCAGGTTTGCTGGCTTTCCCtttacttgaacttagcatgttgctaaatcCACAGCTACAGTGTGCTTAGAGGGCATGTGCGTACCCTTTGGCGAGAGCGCTGGCGAAGACCCAGTACAAATACTACCCAGTCTAGCATATCTAACAACACTAATattagctggctggctgacaagtaataactgtttgtttgttttgtgattggggggaaaaaaaggtggAGCTACACCTCAcgctgcaaccagccagcagaggtgctAGACCTGTCATGGCTCCACTTTTAGGAGACTTTGCATTTACGTTGTCAATGTTCTCCTCTGtactgtatgtattatatactaCATTGTATTGAACTCATGGAAGTTATGAGTCCAACGAAATACACCAGATCGTCCACAGTAGTTCAGTGATATAACTGAACTAGGAGTTGTTTAGGACCTGGCCAGATGATTGCATTTACTTTTGTTTGGTTAGGCTGAGCACCCGAATCCAGGCCAACCATACCAAGGTGCCTCACGCACAGCCTACTTGCCAGACTCCACAGAGGGAAAGAAAGTTTGTAGGCTCCTTAGGCAAGCCTTTGACCAAAGGCTAATCTTTACCATTGGGAGCTCTTCTACAACTGGCAGGAGCAATGTGGTGACCTGGAATGACATTCATCACAAGACCTCTCGCAATGGTGGACCTACAGGGTAAGCTCATATACAGAAGCATTTCTGATATTTTGTGTATCGTTACATATCGTCGCGGTCCAGTGAAAAacctaataaaatatatatctgAAATTGTAAACTTGTAaatggaagtaaatgtaaaatttatTCCACaaaatttagagcatttctattggtccattcttctagaatgatttacacagtgtacaaagcagctacagggtttccTCCATTTGTACACAGTCTGTTTGACCTTGGATTGGTGGAGTCCAAACTCTGTTTTTGCCATGATGCAAGTCCACAAACGTTTCAGACTTTGATAGATCCCTGTTCTTTAAATGAAACAGGATGCCCAGACGCACCTGATTATCATCCCACTGATTGAAAACACCTGACCGTAATTTCACCTTCAAATTACCTGCTATTCTTAAAGATTCACATAACTTTTGCCACTCATATATGTAATATTGGACAATTTGTTCTCAATAAACAAATGACCAAgtcttattttctttctcatttgtttGATTTGGTTCTTCTTATTTGCGTTTAACACTTTTATGAAAATCAGATGAAGTTTTAGGTcaaatttatgcagaaatatagaaaattcaaaattaaaaaaaaaaaaaataaaaagttcacAAACTTTTACGCCTCGCTGTAGACAAACGCCCCATTCATTTAACACCATAAACTGATGTTTTGATATGttgatttttgtcttgattttAACTGGATTTGCATTTGCAAGAATGATCTGGttgctgtttgtgttttagtTTACTGACCAAGTCTTGTTATCGACCTCTTTCTTCAGTTCGCGTCTGTgctcagggagtgagtggtttcGTGAGCAGTTGAGTGTGTTGTGCAGTTTGCAAAAGCTCCCTCATTGATTTGCTGTTGCTATGGGTACCAGTCCGCACACCCCAGTCTTGCGTGTGCGTGCACACAGGCCGACAGTGACTGACGAGCTAGTTAGCATGCTCTCATGCACTTCCccagaagaactgtgttcattAAGTGAAATCCGGTAGATGGAAGCTTTATTAATAATCAAATTCATTTAGAGGTGGTTTTGGAGACAAAGAGATACATTATTGTTAATGTGTCCGTGGCAAACAAAAAGTCAGAGTAGAGCAAATTTGTAAATATCATGGTTAATGCGTGAAAGCTGGCAGCCCTGGTTACTGATGCTAATGATATTTGTTCTTAATGATATGACACCGGCCTGTTTACTCTTCTAAGACATCaaccttcttttcttttttctagctACGGTTATCCAGATCCTGACTACCTGAAACGTGtgcaggaggagctgaaggcaAAAGGGATCTGCTGATAACTCTGATGTTGTGTACTGAAACATTTCAGATGAAAATACCATAACCGAGACAGAACCCCATACATATGCACCGGCTATAGATACAGGCTGTTCATTCCTAGTCTATTGTCTAACAATACTTGATGTGAGTAGTAAATCAGTACTTGATGTGAGTAGTAAATCAGTCTTTAAATGAGACTGCTTTCCACACTCAACAATGTCATATAAAAAAGTCAACATAATAACACCCTtataatacacactgcagattgcAAATCGCAATTGTCCATTTTCATCAGAGGTTGAAAGTGGAGGTCTGATTAGATCACTTGGCTTTAGGGTGGAGACTTTTTTTCACATGCCAGAGCAGAATAGAGATGGGTGGATGCCTTTTTCAGTCGCctgaatgtttgtttttttcactgatAGTCCaacctgtatttttatttatttacatattaatgaCCCTTAATAAACAAATCCGGTTTTACATGTAGGTATTACAAAGCTTTACATTTTGTGTTATTACCTGGACGACCTTTCacttgtgtgtatatatagtgatGTGCATAGCTACAACCACTTATAAAGAAACTATACATTGTGGTAGATGAAGAAAACTTTAATGAAGGTTCCTTAACCCTTAATTTAATCAATTTCTTGAACTTTGTCATTAGTAACATTTAGTAGGAGTGATTGTGATGACCAGATCACATTCATGATGCTTTTGATGTTTCCTGATGTTTCCTCCCCTGAAGTTGTACAGTGGCATGCCAACATTTGGGCCCTCCTGGTCTATATTTCTGCTATTGTTAAGCAAGttaaagatgacctgatttccaaataACATGAAGTTCAAATGTCAATGAACAATGTCTTTAAACTGtcataaaaaaatgacaaatttttaagcattatttttttagttttaaattAACAAGGGGAAGGGCACCCTGCAAGGACTCccattgagtttttttttttttttttttttttttttttttttcttagttcTTGTTGGTGGGAGGTCTTTGGGTTggcttgctgcactgctcttttgaggtctttCCACGTATTGTCAATGATGTTTAGGCAACGGGACTGTGGGGGCATTGGGAAAACCTTTAGCTTGTGCCTCTTGAGGCCATCCATGTACTGAAAattcttcctcttcatcttGATTTTTGGTGTGATGGTTTGCtaccagaatttgctggtatttatttCCATTCCTCCCTCCACCAGTAAATTGTtccccatgccactggctgTAACACATGCCCAAAGCATGTTTAATCCAGCCcctgcttaacagttggagaggtattttattaatgaatgcatttgagGCTGCAAGGAAATAattgtgtattatttttgtaattgtattattttctgtgtgtctgtagtTGCTATCATTttcaaatatattatatatataaataaattaaataatttgttgaagtgattttctttcttaaaaaGTTCAAACTTTGAATTAAAGTTCATTTTCAATCAACACAGTACAATTTACCGGACTGTTTTGTTGTATTTCTGGTAGGTATGTATGTGAATTGAAAAAAATGCTGTATCTGTATATTTGTGGTgtttatatttttgtttattcagtttacCCAAACAAAATGCCATGCATTAATATATGGAGGAATCATCTTTCCAGAGATTCCAAaaatgttcagttcagttcagttactTAAACAATTTTCTAGCCTGACTGTGGTAGGGGTAGGGGGCTGGAGCAGTTATTGAGTAGTCAAACTGCAGATGTCTCAGGTCTAGTCACATTAAACAGCCTAGTATTTAATCAGTTAAGTTAGGAAATTAATTTCCTTTTGTAGTGCTTGTAGCAGCTTGTGGCGGTACAGGTGGAATTGGTAGTGACTtaatatttgatcatatttaatgtatattgAAAATGTACAAAGTCAATAAAGCCATGGTGGTGTTAACAGGATATATGCATGTACTGGCAATGAAGTAAGAACCACGTTTTGCATAAACTGAGAAGCTGACAGCTTATTTTCACAACAAGGGGAAGGGACAAACTACACTGTTAGCTAAGTGCTAGGAAAACACTTGAAATTGCATTAATAGAGGCATTAATAGAAATGAGCTTTATCATATTGTTGGTAAGTCTCTCATTAAGAAACATTTTTGCAAACACTACAGTCATATTTCTAATATTGACAAAAATAAAACTTCATGAAATGACTGCAGTCTTGTCATCTTTCAGTGGTCCATGCTTGCTTGGCAAAAATGGCATGCTCAATTTCAACTGGAGTAATATATTCAACAATAAAGTGAATGACCTTGGCAGAATTGTAAGTTAATAACTAAAggttttagtgttttttaaagcattCACTAAGGGCATTTTCTTGCCTATAGTTGATTTGCTCTGCTCTGAATCAGTTGAGTTTTAATCTTGAGCATTTTCCCCTTTGTTTGGCTTGTGTTTACAAAAATTCAAGTGCACCAAAATGCCACAACAAACCACATGAGAACGCTCTCATTGATTCATACCTGCCTGAACGAATAGCATCAAGGGTAAATTCACACCAGAGCCCGAGTTAACCAGACAAAACCAAcaagatttacatttaaggcatttagcagactctcttctccagagcgacttacaatagtgctttgctatttacccaagaaaaacctcagctagtttgaatagactaataattcaaagatacctctaagctttagacattactaagcacaagtcaataaggagaccatagtattCTACTATTTGCCAAAGTACTttgggaagaggtgggtcttcagaagaccgtgagcgactctgccgttcggacacccaggggaaagtttgttccaccatttcggtgcaggacagaaaaaagtctggacgcttatCTTCCgtgggatggtgggtcaagccaagccatacttgaagctcgaagggctctttgtgcagatctgcttttgaccattgccatcaagtacggaggggctggtccagtctt
This Salminus brasiliensis chromosome 20, fSalBra1.hap2, whole genome shotgun sequence DNA region includes the following protein-coding sequences:
- the LOC140542236 gene encoding uncharacterized protein: MAGSALPEIFDDVDLIIDPETFANPQEMMAEIKKMGLKPYMENSAVVVKGYFRRIERLYVRLSELEKKKLQRGQHPERSHGNHHPSPRLQSAPSPSAEAVDIDPEVMLYIIAKHSEELDRMKRAGVAVSQSNRRVTFQTLYPGEQGTVQAQFARERFITFYQKIATGLQTKTFRLSTSQRQILPTVFPELLIGYMLHDKNSVMLTGSYLSLERFEQFLHSSPTRSSQKEKQRHTDSPRAAASSPPAQQSQPKDEICCICLEPLVKSLSTTLEKCKHSFCKDCLKRAFEIKPVCPTCGEVYGALKGTQPDKGEMKVTRDLSSLPGYERYGTIVINYYIPSGTQGAEHPNPGQPYQGASRTAYLPDSTEGKKVCRLLRQAFDQRLIFTIGSSSTTGRSNVVTWNDIHHKTSRNGGPTGYGYPDPDYLKRVQEELKAKGIC